Sequence from the Thermocaproicibacter melissae genome:
TATTCAGCCGATATTCCTTTGGAAAAAGCGGTTCCAAAAGGTTCACTTGTTTCGGAACACGTTCGAGAAAGAGGCCTTCATTAGCAAAAAGCTGAAGGTCTACGTCGTATTTGTCGTAATCCAGTAAAGACAGAATCGTAACCAGACTTTTTTCTATTCCGCCGCTGTGAAGGCTGTAATTGAGAAACAGAATCTTTTTCTTAGACATTCGTAACTCCTATGGATATGAATTGGAAAGGCTTTGAGCCTGCCCGTTTTTATTTTTTGTCGGTTTGCTTTCTGAGATGGGATACATAAAACTTATAAAATAGATATACCAAAGGAGTGAAACGCAGGCGAAGAATTCGGAGAATCGTTCTGTCAGCGCGACTTCCATGCAGCAGGTAATTCGATTTCGCAGCGCGGCGAAGAATTGGGTTCTGCAGGATACCACGCACTTCACGCCAACGGCCCGCAAAGTTGGCCGGGTTCTGTGGATTGAAGCAGTTCACAAGGGAAGAATGTGCCGCAAAACGCAGGAACCATGCCAAGTGTCGCTCCTCATACTGTTCATAGATATCGTATTCCTTCAGGATTTCTTTTACGGTTTCAAAGCACAATGTCAGCATTTCCATTTTTCTGGGGCGGTAGCGTGTGCTGAGTGAATTTGGATTATAGCGGTAGTGATAATAAGTTCCCCTCACGGCAAGTAGCCGTTTCGAGGCTGAATGTGCGTGAATTACGGCTGGAAGGTCTTCCAGCATGATTTTCTGTTCATCGCCGAACTGAATATTATTTTCTTCAAACCAGCTGCGAAGATACAAGCGGCGCCACGCACAACCGAGCATTTCGACGCTGCTCCACGGACTGTCCTCTTGGTCGGGGCCAATCAGTTCCGCAAGAAATTTTTCCCGAATTTCCATTCCACATTCGGGGTAATTTAACGGAAGAATACAATCTCTCTTGGTGGCTGTTTCTGTATCTTCACGGGTAAAGTTGAAAACGACCAAGTCGGCGGAATAAGCCTCTGCGAATGAGGACAAATCCCGCAGGGTGTCCTCCTCAATCCAGTCATCAGAATCCACAAAAAGGAGATATTTTCCCGTTGCATGCGCTGCACCGTAATTTCTGGTATGTCCCAGACCGCCATGGGACTTGTCTAGAACACGAACGCGCGAATCAAAGCAGAATTCCCGCGCGATATCCAGAGAATTGTCGGTTGAACCATCGTTCACAAGCAGAAGCTCAAAATCGCTGAAGCTCTGAGAAAGGATGCTTCTGACGCAGCGCTCCAGATATTTTTCAACATTGTAAACGGGAACGATTACGCTAATTAATGGCACAGTTAAGCCTCCAGTTTTCCTGTGGCGGTAAACAGAAGAATTCGTTTCATAAGAATCCGCCAGTCAAAGTGTTGTTCGGCATATCGCCGTTCCTGCTGAGCCAAGTCTGTAAAAAAGCGGCAGCGCCACACAAATTCCGAAACCAGCTCCATGTTGATGGGGGCATCGAGGTTGGGCAGCTTTAGTGCAAAGGGAACTTTCGAATCCAAACCGATGTCTTCTCCTGTGTAAAGGAAAGGAATCCCCGCTGCACAGAAAAATTTCGTGATCCACGGCGAATCATAGATTCGGTCCTCTAAGTAAAGGTCAAGGCTGCCGACAGCGATCGTATGTGTCGCACAAAGATCATTGATTTGAGCAAGACTTTTTTCACCGAGAAAATTCACATAGCCTTCTATTCCGATTTCAGCAGCCGCTTGGCGAAGCAATGCTGTGTTGGAATCGTTGCTCACAATATCAATCGTAACTGAATCGTGAAAATCCTTTTCATAGTAAATTTTCAAACCGCGAAACAACCGCTCAAAACCGCAGGTTCCCGGGCCGTCTGCAACCGCGAGAATGGTGACCGGCTGATCCAATGCTTCGCTCGAGAAGCTAGCATGAATTTTGTTGACCGCAACACCGTTGGGCATGGGAATTGCGGGCATCCCCCGCACAGTACGGGCAGGAAACCCGAAAACAACAGCAGCGTCGGCACACAGGGCAAAGTCGGAGCCGCGCCGTCGCTGTGAGAGCATTTCAAAGAACTTTTTCAAAAACAAGCCGTACTGCTTATTGCCGCGGTAAGTGTTCATTTCCTTATGAAAATAAAAATCTATCGGCCAATAAGTCGGTTCATAGATTACCTTTGTCCCGAATTTCTGTGCTTTAACGGTTTGCGCCATCAAGCACATTTCGGGGTAGATTAAGCGGCTGTTAAGGTACACAATGTCGTATTCATTGTCATTCAGAAAGGCAAGTATGTACCGAAAATATTCCTTGTCGCAGTCGCCTGCCTGAATAAGCGGAATAAAAATTTTCTTACCGCCTATTAGCTCGAAAATTTTACCCTCATCGCGACAGATGTAGTCGACTTCATTCCCTAGCTGACGCACGCCGTCGAATTTATCGACGACGTGCAGCTGAAAGTAATCCGGACGAAAGTCCATCGGGTCAATCCCAATATAAAGGAATTTCATATCAATGCTCCTCATATGGGCGTCCGAAAAATCTGCTTACTTTATACCCTTATTATATCTTTTTGCCCTACTCGGAACAAGCCTTCCGTGAAAAATTGATAGAAGTTCCCTCTACTTCCTATTTTGAAAAATTCAGCTGAATATCTTTGCCAAGACCGTAAAACTGCCTGATGTCATAGTCATAATCCCGCACGAAAGAACGGTAATAGCAGTATTGCGTGTTGAATTGATTGATATCCATGGTTATTTGACGGGTTTCACCGAGTTTTGCTTTTTCAATTTGTTTTTCAATGGCTTGATAAGAGGCAAAGTTTGAGGTTACCGACGGAAATGCTCCGGCGAGGATACAGAAAGAGCAGAGAGCGGCACAGAATTCCGTCCGTGTAATCATCGGATTTTCAGCTTCATCTGCGGTACAGAGGACAAGCAGCAGCGTCAGAATCAAAAAGGAGAAAAGCGGGCGCCCAACGCTTCCGATGGCAAGCGGAATTAGCTGTGAAGCAACAATTCCCCCATAGAGAGCCGGAAAATACAGCTTTTTGGGAGATTGTCGTGCCGGCAGGAGAAAGGCCGGAATCAGAGCCGCAAAAAAGAATACCCAGTAGGCAAGCAGCACTAATGTTCGAGGCCCGTGATAGGAACTGTTGGCCTGCAGTTTCAAAATGGGGAATACTTGAGACAGCGGAGCCACAACCAATCCGAGTGTGAGAAAAAGGCTCAAAAGGCGTGCAAACTTTCCCGGGCATTTGTGCAGCAGAAAAACAGCGCACAGCCCTAGCAGAGAAGCGAAAATCCAGAGCTCATTGGAGAACTGAGAAAAGTAATTGAGAAAACTGTAAAACAAGCGGTGAAGAAAATCTGTTTGCTTACCGGAATTCACTAAGCCGAGCCGGTAATAGGCACCGGGGCAGGTGAAGGTGAAGATTGTTGCGGCGCAAACCATGGCAAACTGAAAAACGAGATATTTGGAGCACCGCTTTTCCCTCCAAAAAATAAACACGCAAATGCCGCAGAACGCAAAAAGCGCAAGAACTGTCTGCTCATGCAGCAGGCAGGAAATGAGAAGCGACACAGGACAAATTATCTTTAAGATTTTCGGTAGCGGCCGATTACGAAGAGTGTTCCAAAAAGGCAGAAAACCAAGCAGAAGGAAAAACATAGGATACAAGTAATTACAAGAACCGTCGGCCCAAAGGAACGTGTCGGCAAATAATTGGTAGGCCAGCGGAACAAATCCTGGGAAAAATGCGCATGCTGCAGCAAGGGCCAAGTCCTGTTTCATGTGATTTTCCCGCGGCAATATATGACCGGTCACGCAGTAAAACAATAGAAGCCCCGTTCCCTCAATGACAAGCGGAGTCAGCACCTTCCACAAAGACAGCCCGCAAAGGAATAGAATTGAAGCGAGTACATTGGCCATTCTCGAACCGGCATAGGCGTAATAATTGAGGTAATAATCCCAGATACGCGGCAATGTCCCTCCGCGGGAAGCAAATATAAAGTCATCGCCTTGCGGAAAAGAATAGCTGTAAAGTAGGAAAAAAAGGACCAAAGCCACAGCATAAGGAATAAAAACATATAGTTTTTTCCGCTTTGTTTTCAGCATCTTTAAGACCTCTTAACAGAAATTGGGAATCAAGTAGAGAGATGTTAGAGATGTTATTAATATACCATGAAATTCTCGACAAGTAAAATATGCAGGCAGCAAGTGCTTTTTTCGGAATTCGCTTTCAAAGGCGGAAAATGTATGTTATAATTATCAACCTTATCTGGCTATGTTGAGTAACAAGGAGTGTTTGTATGAGAACATCAATCAGTAAAAGCACGATCCGGCTTGCTCAGTTTTCACTGCTGCTTGCGCTGGAAGCCGTGGTTTGTTTCACTCCGCTTGGCTCTCTTCCAGCAATCGGAATGATGGTAGCTACCCTCGGAATGATTCCGGTCATCATTACAGCTGTCGTTATGGGAACGGGCGCAGGTGCCCTGATGGGCTTTTTCGCTGGACTCTTCAGCTTCATTGTGTGGACTTTTATGCCGCCAAATCCCGTTCTTGCTTTTGTTTTTACGCCGCTGTATTCCGTCGGCACTTCCAAGGGCAACTTCTGGAGCCTTGTCATTTGTTTTGTACCTAGGATTTTGGTCGGCGTTGTGGCCGGTGCTTCTCTTAAGCTTTTTACAAAACTTCGCATGAAAAATGTTTTGGCCTATTCGCTCTGCGGCGTTTTGGGAAGCATGATGAATACTTTGCTTGTGCTGGGCGGAATCTATCTGTTTTTCGGGAGCAGCTACGCCGCCGCACTGGGGCAGAATCTCGGTGCGCTCCCCGCAATCCTTGGACTGGTGATTCTGACGAACGGCATTCCGGAAGCGCTTCTCGGCGGC
This genomic interval carries:
- a CDS encoding ECF transporter S component; protein product: MRTSISKSTIRLAQFSLLLALEAVVCFTPLGSLPAIGMMVATLGMIPVIITAVVMGTGAGALMGFFAGLFSFIVWTFMPPNPVLAFVFTPLYSVGTSKGNFWSLVICFVPRILVGVVAGASLKLFTKLRMKNVLAYSLCGVLGSMMNTLLVLGGIYLFFGSSYAAALGQNLGALPAILGLVILTNGIPEALLGGVCAYAIGYPIRKHLAHNFE
- a CDS encoding glycosyltransferase family 2 protein encodes the protein MPLISVIVPVYNVEKYLERCVRSILSQSFSDFELLLVNDGSTDNSLDIAREFCFDSRVRVLDKSHGGLGHTRNYGAAHATGKYLLFVDSDDWIEEDTLRDLSSFAEAYSADLVVFNFTREDTETATKRDCILPLNYPECGMEIREKFLAELIGPDQEDSPWSSVEMLGCAWRRLYLRSWFEENNIQFGDEQKIMLEDLPAVIHAHSASKRLLAVRGTYYHYRYNPNSLSTRYRPRKMEMLTLCFETVKEILKEYDIYEQYEERHLAWFLRFAAHSSLVNCFNPQNPANFAGRWREVRGILQNPILRRAAKSNYLLHGSRADRTILRILRLRFTPLVYLFYKFYVSHLRKQTDKK
- a CDS encoding DUF6056 family protein, coding for MLKTKRKKLYVFIPYAVALVLFFLLYSYSFPQGDDFIFASRGGTLPRIWDYYLNYYAYAGSRMANVLASILFLCGLSLWKVLTPLVIEGTGLLLFYCVTGHILPRENHMKQDLALAAACAFFPGFVPLAYQLFADTFLWADGSCNYLYPMFFLLLGFLPFWNTLRNRPLPKILKIICPVSLLISCLLHEQTVLALFAFCGICVFIFWREKRCSKYLVFQFAMVCAATIFTFTCPGAYYRLGLVNSGKQTDFLHRLFYSFLNYFSQFSNELWIFASLLGLCAVFLLHKCPGKFARLLSLFLTLGLVVAPLSQVFPILKLQANSSYHGPRTLVLLAYWVFFFAALIPAFLLPARQSPKKLYFPALYGGIVASQLIPLAIGSVGRPLFSFLILTLLLVLCTADEAENPMITRTEFCAALCSFCILAGAFPSVTSNFASYQAIEKQIEKAKLGETRQITMDINQFNTQYCYYRSFVRDYDYDIRQFYGLGKDIQLNFSK